The Tamandua tetradactyla isolate mTamTet1 chromosome 8, mTamTet1.pri, whole genome shotgun sequence genome includes a window with the following:
- the LOC143645186 gene encoding olfactory receptor 51B4-like — translation MPSNNSAAPFLLTGFLGSEAIHHWIAIVFVVIYFSIIFGNGTLLFLIRNDHRLHEPMYYFLAMLAGTDLGMTLTTMPTVLGVLLLDRREIAHGACFTQSYFIHTLAIVESGILLAMAYDRFVAICTPLRYNTILTNSWVIRLGLGVLARGFVSIVPPILLLYWFPYCRSHVLSHAFCLHQDVMKLACADITFNRVYPVILVALTFFLDALIILFSYILILKTVMGIASGEERAKALNTCVSHVSCVLVFYITVIGLTFIHRFGKYVPHMAHITMSYVYFLFPPSVNPIIYSIKTKQIQRSIIRLFSVHRA, via the coding sequence ATGCCGTCCAACAACAGTGCTGCTCCCTTCTTGTTGACTGGCTTTCTGGGCTCAGAGGCAATTCACCACTGGATTGCTATCGTGTTTGTTGTCatctatttctccatcatttttggcAATGGCACACTTCTCTTCCTCATTAGGAATGACCACCGTCTTCACGAACCCATGTACTATTTCCTGGCCATGTTGGCAGGCACAGACCTTGGGATGACGTTAACGACAATGCCCACAGTCTTGGGTGTCCTATTGCTGGACCGGAGGGAGATTGCCCACGGTGCCTGCTTCACTCAGTCCTACTTCATTCACACACTAGCCATTGTAGAATCGGGTATTTTGCTTGCCATGGCTTATGATCGTTTTGTTGCTATCTGCACCCCGCTGAGATATAATACCATCCTTACCAACTCCTGGGTGATTAGATTAGGACTGGGAGTATTGGCAAGGGGCTTTGTGTCCATTGTGCCCCCAATTCTGCTACTCTATTGGTTCCCATACTGCCGTTCCCATGTTCTTTCCCATGCCTTTTGCCTCCATCAGGATGTCATGAAACTTGCCTGTGCTGATATTACATTTAATCGTGTGTATCCAGTTATTCTGGTTGCTTTGACCTTCTTCCTGGATGCTCTgattattctcttttcttatatACTAATCCTTAAAACAGTTATGGGCATTGCCTCTGGAGAGGAGCGCGCTAAGGCCCTCAACACCTGTGTCTCGCATGTTAGCTGTGTCCTCGTCTTTTACATAACCGTGATTGGCCTGACTTTTATTCACCGTTTTGGAAAATACGTACCACATATGGCGCACATTACTATGAGCTATGTCTACTTCTTATTTCCTCCTTCTGTGAATCCCATTATATACAGCATCAAGACCAAGCAGATTCAGAGGAGCATTATTCGCTTATTTTCTGTTCACAGGGCTTGA